TGAGGGTCGCAGAAGATGACTGCGTTGATAGGCTATAGGTGGAAGTGCAGTAATGTATGGAGCCGAGTAGTACTAATCGCCCGACAGCTTCCTTTTTTCTTTTAACCGCCCCCTCTCCTCTGGAGAGGCTGGGAGAGGTAAAAGAAGTCTACGAAATAGTTAAGCAGTATACTATGTTATACCTTGAACTTATGAGTAGTTGAAAGAGAAGACTGACGCTTGACAGGATTAATTTTATTATTAGCAAACAAGGTCTTTGTAGCTCACAAAGAATCCCGCATGCCGTTACTGGCTGCATCTCTTATCACTCTTGTTGATCGTACACTAAAGTACTCGATCCCGGAAGGGGTCAAAAGACTTTGGTGGCTATTGCGGGCAGGATCACCTCTTACCATTCCGAACAGAGAAGTTAAGCTGCCCAGCGCCGATGGTACTTGGACATTGATCCCGGGAGAGTAGGTCGCCGCCAATTTATGAAAGCCTCGCTTGCAACCGCAAGCGGGGCTTTCTCCGTTTACGGAAAGGCCTGTCGGAACCGACAATTGCCCAGCCGCTTGTTTCACTCCGTACCTACTTACCTTAGCGCCATGCAAATCTTTTACGCGCTTCGGCAAACCGCGCGCCGCGCACGGCGGGCAGTTGGTGGGGGAATCCGCTTTCGGACTTACCTGCTGGGGATCATCCTGGCCATCCTGTTTCTGCTCCACATCGGGGCGATGGTAATCTTTGAAGGCTTGTCATTCGGAGACGCCGCCTGGCTCACCATAACGACGGCTACTACGGTAGGCTATGGTGATATGTCCGCCACTACTACGGCCGGCCGATGGGCTACGGTTCTGTTGATGTACATCGGTGGCATCTTTATCCTTGCTCAACTAGCTGGGCTGGTATTCGAAAATGCGCAGGATGGAATGGAGCGCCGCCGCAAGGGGCTCGTAGCCATTAAAACAAATAATCACATCGTCATCTTCGGCTGGCGGGAAGCTTACCTCCGTCGGGTAGTCCGGGAAATACGGTCGAGTATGTCGGATTTGAGCGATGCCGAAATAGTCATCGTCAGCCCCAACCTGGAATTACTTCCTGAGGATTTGATCAAGCTTGACGTCATCCACGTTCAGGGCGAATTGTACGACCCTGGCACTATCGCCAAAGTAAATCTTGCGGCAGCTGCGCGTATCGCCATCTTACCCGAGCGCGGTGACGATGAAACGGCCTATACTAATCTCGAACTCATTTCTCGGGTCAACACTTTTCCCGCTGACGTAATCTACGCCGCCAACAACGTCAATGCCCTCAAGATGGCGGAAGATCTTGGTGCCGCCGACGCGTTGATCTTCGACGCCAATTACCCCGAAGTCTTTGCCCGGTCAATCATCACCGTGGGAGGAGAAGATATCATCACCGAACTCATTGGCCGCAATGGGGTAGAATTGATCATGGTTCAACGACCCATGAATACTACTATCGGCGAAATTGTCACACTGACCGCGCCACACGGTACGCTACTAGGTGTCCAGACTTCGGGGGAAGGTCATTATGATCTTCATCCAGCTAAGGCAACCAAGATTACCAACCAAAGGCTGATTTACCTAGCAGACGTAGAAAGGCACCAATCAGATGAAGCGGCTCTTCAAGCTATCGAAGATGCCCTCCAACCGCTAATCGTAGCGTCAGAACTAATTCCTTACGGAGAACCCGCTAAAGTAGGATTGATCGGAACCACCAAACGCGTTACCGATGCCTTCATCGAAAGCCTCCAACAGGAACTGAATGACCAGGAGATCGAATACCTCGGCGCGGGTGTCCTCAGCGCAGGAGGCAAGTGGAAAAGTGAAGTTCTTCAGGAACTCGACGCCGTGGTGGTCATGGCCAGCAACCCTACGGACCCCGCAACCGATGCCCGGACTTACCTGCTCATCCGCCAACTCAGAAAACTGGGCTTTCGTGGGCGGATCATCGCGGAAGCCCTGCTTCCGGAGAGTACGGTGCGCTTTACTGAAATTGGCGCGAACAACATCCTCCGCCCCATCACCAGAAACGTCAATATCCTGGCGCGGTGCATCGCTACGGGCGCAGAGGAAATCCTCGATAACCTGTACAGTAGTACCGGCGACAGCGAACTGCTAGGCTTTGAGGTGAACATCACCGAAGCGTGGAGTACCTTCAGTGAGCGTATCCACTCCGCCGGCCTGCCCATAGCCTTTCGCAATGATTCGGGAGACCACCTTATTCCTACGGTTGATTTCGTCGCGGGCCGGGGAAAATTGTTTTTGTTGGTGGATACCGAAGCGAATGGAAATATCAAGATAGTGCGCCAAGTACTCCGTCCGTACTTGGCTGACTAAACTCCACAAATTGCCAGGCGAGCAGGGTGCCTCGGGAACTAAGTTCAACACCAGAAGTACCGTGTAATACTGGTCACCTCACATACAAGCGAGGACAAGCGCTATTAGGTGCTCATTTATTCCTCTGTGTCTCCAGTTTCATCCGTGGGTGGGAACCCAATGTGTACATGGATATTCTTTGCGGAATAATCCACCGCTTCATCGTAGGCTCCGGGCCGAACGTACAGGTCAGTAGCCAAATTCGAATCTGCCTGGTCCACGGCATCCTGAATGGTGGCGTGCCACGTGCCCGCTTCGGCGTTAAAGACAACGTCTTCGGCGGTCAGTGCGTAGATCGCGTAGGATTTGGCCGGTACGTTGATCTGAAATTGATCGCCCTCCGCGACGACCGTTGAGGTCGGTGCGTTCCCCGTCACTTCGGTAAAGAGCGGCGCGCCGAACTGGCTCACGCCCGGAATGGTCTGCTGAATGTCCAGTGGGACGTCGTTGAAGTTGATCGCCACAATCACCTCCGCTGCGCCCGGAGCTCCCCGCAGTTGGTAGACCATCGCCTGGTTACTTACACCACTGTTGTAGGTAGCCGTATAGGGCGTACCGAAACGGTTCAGGTAGTCTACGGAAGTAGCGTTGACGATGTACTGTTGGTGAATGCTCATCAACTGGGTCAATTCTTCGCTGAGATCGATCTGCGGTGCGTTGGGTAGCTCCGTACCAAAGAAGTCGGGGTAGAAGATACTCGGTACGCCCAACTGGTTATTCGTCATGATGTAGGCGTAGGCTAGTAAGGGGTCATTCATCACTGCTTCGCCGGGCCCTCTGAAGTCGTGGTTATTCACAAAGGTCACCACGTTGAAGCCTGTCAAATTAGTCGCATCACGCAGGCTGCGGTTGTATACTTCGCGCACGTCGAAACCACCGTTGTCGCAGGCTTGCTTCAAGGCTTCCCGAAGGGTGAAGTCGAATACCTTGACGGCAGCCTGCGACTTCGTTTTGCTGGCGTTCACGGCATTCACCCAGCCGGCTAGTTTGTTGGCATCGCCATCAAAGAATTCACCGACGACCATGCCCGGCGTCAAATTATTATCGTGGAGGTCGTCCAGTATCTGCCCTACGAAGGAAGGCGGGAAGTGCTTCACGGCGTCCATCCGTAGCCCGCCGATGCCTACGGAGTTCATGAGCCATTTCGACCAGTCCGCGTATACCTGCCGGGAGGAAGGGTTGGCCTGAACGACGTCGTAAAAAAATAGCAGGCTCTCCTCGTCCCCGTTGAGTCCGGTTGTATTTGTATTAGTAGAATTCGGGCGGAAGTTCTCAAAGTTCATCCCTCCTTGCGCACTGGGTAGTTGCGTAAAGTCCGTGTAGGTCTCGTACTTCAGGTCCGCGAGGTTGACGTTGAAGCCGTTTCCATTCGTCGGCTGGTAGTAGATGTCGTAGATCCGGTGGTCGGAGTAACCACTTTCAAAGTTGGTCAGGCTGATCAACAGATCGTCGCCGCTGGCCAGAAAGTCGTTGTCAGTGATCGTAAGTTTGAACTCATCGGTATAGCAACCACTGAAATCATAAAGGTTGGCGATCAAATCCTGGTCGAGTTGTACGTCATCGAAAGGTTGGCCACAGTCGCCGCCGCCGTTGGGTTCGGTCTCGTCGATTCGCCCCTGAAACGGCTGGTCCACACCGGCTACGGTTGCGTAGAACTTGTACCGGTTCGGCCCGAAATTCTGGGTTTTGGAACTGATCTTAATGTAGTAATCCCCCGCGCCATAGGTGCCACCGAGGGGTAGCCGGTTGCGGAAGCGGTCGCTCGGGAAGGGCTGTTCGCCGCCACCGTCGTAATTGGTTTCTACGTAAGCCTTTACGGCCGGGTTGTCCTCCGGCGCGCCGCCGTCGCGGTGGTTGTACACTACGTCGGCCACGGCTTCCATGCCCCCTTGGGTCAGAGAAGCAATTAGCGCATCCACCTCGGCACGGGTGCCAAAGCCGGTACGGCCCAGTCCGTATTCACCGAGGTCGTACAGATCCTTCGGGTCGTATCCATTGGAGCAGGCGCCAAAACTCGCCCGGCTCATCGGGGGGAGCCACACGTGGGTGATCCCGGCCTCGCCGAGGGTGGTGACCTGGTCGTTCAGCCGGTCCGCCCAGTTGGGGCCACTGTAACCGTTACAGCCATCCTTATCGTAATCCCAGTACCATCCCTGGAGCATGAAATCCTGTCCGAAGGCCATGCTGGAACAGACCAGGGCCAGCGCAAGTGCAAAAGTTCTCATTTGATCGACGTATGTATTCACTTAAGAAATCGATTGCGAAGATAGCCGTTTTGCATGTTTCTGGTAAATGCACCATCCCTGGCAAATCTTTCAAATACGTTTATACAGAACGCCCCACTGAAGATGACACAATTCAGGGGCGCTGCCGCAGGTGCAGAGTAAATAGGAAGGGTGGTGCCCACTAAGCAATGGACTAACCACGATGAATAGTTACATCTTTAATACCACAGGAAACGGGCGAGTAAAGGAAACGACATCGGGTAGCGAGCAGCCCCTAAAGTTCCTGGGTTCCGTAACGGAGGCGGATGGCAGGCCATAAAGAGACAAAAAGTCCAATATGTCCGTAAGACTTACGCTGCTGATCATCTCATTTTTGGCCTACAACTTCGCTGCGAGC
The Lewinella sp. 4G2 genome window above contains:
- a CDS encoding potassium channel family protein — its product is MQIFYALRQTARRARRAVGGGIRFRTYLLGIILAILFLLHIGAMVIFEGLSFGDAAWLTITTATTVGYGDMSATTTAGRWATVLLMYIGGIFILAQLAGLVFENAQDGMERRRKGLVAIKTNNHIVIFGWREAYLRRVVREIRSSMSDLSDAEIVIVSPNLELLPEDLIKLDVIHVQGELYDPGTIAKVNLAAAARIAILPERGDDETAYTNLELISRVNTFPADVIYAANNVNALKMAEDLGAADALIFDANYPEVFARSIITVGGEDIITELIGRNGVELIMVQRPMNTTIGEIVTLTAPHGTLLGVQTSGEGHYDLHPAKATKITNQRLIYLADVERHQSDEAALQAIEDALQPLIVASELIPYGEPAKVGLIGTTKRVTDAFIESLQQELNDQEIEYLGAGVLSAGGKWKSEVLQELDAVVVMASNPTDPATDARTYLLIRQLRKLGFRGRIIAEALLPESTVRFTEIGANNILRPITRNVNILARCIATGAEEILDNLYSSTGDSELLGFEVNITEAWSTFSERIHSAGLPIAFRNDSGDHLIPTVDFVAGRGKLFLLVDTEANGNIKIVRQVLRPYLAD
- a CDS encoding alpha-amylase family glycosyl hydrolase, with the translated sequence MRTFALALALVCSSMAFGQDFMLQGWYWDYDKDGCNGYSGPNWADRLNDQVTTLGEAGITHVWLPPMSRASFGACSNGYDPKDLYDLGEYGLGRTGFGTRAEVDALIASLTQGGMEAVADVVYNHRDGGAPEDNPAVKAYVETNYDGGGEQPFPSDRFRNRLPLGGTYGAGDYYIKISSKTQNFGPNRYKFYATVAGVDQPFQGRIDETEPNGGGDCGQPFDDVQLDQDLIANLYDFSGCYTDEFKLTITDNDFLASGDDLLISLTNFESGYSDHRIYDIYYQPTNGNGFNVNLADLKYETYTDFTQLPSAQGGMNFENFRPNSTNTNTTGLNGDEESLLFFYDVVQANPSSRQVYADWSKWLMNSVGIGGLRMDAVKHFPPSFVGQILDDLHDNNLTPGMVVGEFFDGDANKLAGWVNAVNASKTKSQAAVKVFDFTLREALKQACDNGGFDVREVYNRSLRDATNLTGFNVVTFVNNHDFRGPGEAVMNDPLLAYAYIMTNNQLGVPSIFYPDFFGTELPNAPQIDLSEELTQLMSIHQQYIVNATSVDYLNRFGTPYTATYNSGVSNQAMVYQLRGAPGAAEVIVAINFNDVPLDIQQTIPGVSQFGAPLFTEVTGNAPTSTVVAEGDQFQINVPAKSYAIYALTAEDVVFNAEAGTWHATIQDAVDQADSNLATDLYVRPGAYDEAVDYSAKNIHVHIGFPPTDETGDTEE